The genomic DNA AGACAAACAATCGCCACAGATTGGGCTGGTCGCTCGGGCAAACGCATCCCGCGCAGCCGGGGACGACGCTACGGACGACGCGGGCGCAATAGCAATTATCGCTCGGGAACTTCTGCACGGACCGGCGCGTAATTCCATGTCTGACGGTTACTCCAAGATTTTACGGGATCATTTTGAAAATCCCAGAAATGTCGGCGCATTGGACACGCCCGATGCGGTTGGATTTGCAGAAAATCCCGCTTCGGGGGCAACCCTATCCCTGCATCTTGCCATCAAAGACGGCGCTATCGATCGCGCGCGCTTCCGCGCACAGGGATGTGCTGCAACCATTGCTTCGGGATCTGTGCTCACGGAATGGATGGTTGGCAAAACGCCTGTTCAGGCGTGCAAAATCGCTCGTGCCGATATCGAAACCGCGCTTGGCGGCTTGCCCCCCACGCGAAAACACGCCGCGGATCTGGCGGTAGATGCGGTTCACAACGCACTTGGCAAACTGGCTCGTCAGACCTGAGAATCACGGGGCAGGGCATTGTTGTGTCCTGCCCTCTATTTTTGGAGTGCTTGCATGACCCATCGGATTAAGAACGCGGCGCGGCGTTTGGGATTTGATCCCGTGGGGATTGCATCCGTAGATCCCCCGCAACACTGGGCATTTTATCAAAAGTGGTTGGGAATGGGCTACGCGGGGGAAATGGGGTATCTGGCACGCAACCTGGACCGGCGGTCAGATATTCGCCAGATCCTTCCAGACGCCAAATCAGTACTGTGTGTGGGGCTTAATTATCAGCCTCGCTTCGATGGATCTGATAATGGCGGTGCGCCCAAAGGGCAGATTGGCCGCTATGCGCGTGGCGATGACTACCACACCGTCATGAAAGACCGCTTGCTACAACTCCTATCTGAAATTCAGCAAATCGAACCCTCTGCTGAAGGACGAGTCTATGTCGATACCGGACCTATTCTGGAGCGCGATTTCGCCGCTCGAGCCGGGCTGGGCTGGTTTGGAAAACACACTTGCTTGATTGACAAAGGCCGCGGATCCTATTTTTTTTTAGGCGAGATTATTCTGAATCTCGATCTCGAGATCGATCGACCGCAACCCGATCACTGCGGCACTTGTACGCAGTGCCTGGATGCGTGTCCAACAGATGCTATTCCAGAACCTTATGTCGTGGATTCGCGTCGGTGTATTTCCTATTTGACCATTGAATTGAAAGGCGCTATTCCGCGGGATTTGAGATCGGATATGGGCAACTGGGTCTTTGGGTGTGATATCTGTCAGGAAGTATGTCCCTGGAACATCAAACACGCAAAACCAACCTCTGAGAATGCTTTTCAAGCGCGCGAGGGCTTAAATGCGCCCGCGCTGACCGACTTGCTCCACATGGATCAAGAGGCTTTTTCAAAGCGATTCAAAAACAGCCCGATCAAACGCGCCAAACGGCGTGGATTATTGCGAAATGTTGCCGTAGCACTGGGCAATGTGGGAAGCAAATCTGAAGTTCCCGCCCTGGCAAATGCCCTGCAAGATGACGAACCACTCGTGCGACAACACGCGGCCTGGGCACTGGGCAAAATTGGGGGCGAGCGAGCGAGACGGGCACTTGATAAAGCACTGTTGTATGAACGCGATGCAGAAGTAATCGAAGAGATTCGTTTGGCAAAAAAAAAATAAAAAGGAAACGAAAGTGAGCGCATTGCTCGATATCGAATTAGACGGTCGCGCCGTACAAACCGAGCCCGATATACCTGTCGCGCCTATGTCTGGGCAAAAGGTTTTTATCGAGACGTACGGTTGCCAGATGAATGTATCAGATACAGAATTGATGCAGGGCATTTTGAAGCAATCGGGCTATACCTCTGCCCATCGTCCAGAAGATGCCGATGTCATTGTGCTGAACACCTGCGCGATACGCGAACACGCCGAAGAGCGAATAAGGGGCAGGTTGGGGCAATTGCGCAAGCTGAAGTATCGGCGTCCAGATCTGATTATGGGGGTATCAGGGTGCATGGCCAAGCACGTTTCAGAATCCCTGATGAACGACGCGCCCTACGTCGATCTCGTCGTGGGGCCAGATTCGTATCGGCGGCTGCCCGAACTCATTGCCGAAGCGCGTGGCGATTCAGCTCTGGATGTGCGTTTGGATCGCGGCGAATACTATATGGACATCGACCCCTTGCGCGAAGAGGGCAGCAATGCCTGGATCACCATTATGCGCGGATGCGATAAGTTTTGCACATTCTGCATCGTGCCCTACGTGCGCGGCAGAGAGCGCAGTGTACCGGCACGCGAAATTGTCAGACAGGCTCGTGCTGCTGCCGATGCGGGTTTTCGAGAAGTCACCTTATTGGGCCAAACCGTCAATTCTTATCGCGATGGCACCTGCGATTTTGCCGATTTACTTTCGATGATTGCGCGCATAGAAGGCATTGACCGCATTCGCTTTACCTCGCCCCATCCGAGTGATTTCTCTGCAAAATTTATTGAAATAATGGCACGGGAAAAGAAAATTTGCCGCTTTATTCATCTACCCGTGCAGTCGGGGTCAAACCGCGTTCTAAAAGCGATGGAGCGCAGCTATACGGTCGAAGATTATCTCGCCCTGGTCGATGATTTGCGCAGCGCAATGCCAGATCTGTGTTTGAGTACAGATATTATCGCTGGCTTTTCCGGCGAAACCCAAACCGACTTTGAAGCTACGCTGGCATTAATGGCGCAGGTGCGTTATGATTCCGCATTTATGTTTAAGTACTCAGCTCGAAAAGGCACAGTCGCTTTCCGCGAGATGCCCGATACGGTATCAGAAGAAGAAAAGGTACAAAGGCTCGAAACCATTATAGCACAACAAAATCGCATTTCCGAAGAAATCAATGCCACATATATTGGTCGCACACTCGAGGTTTTGGTACAGGGAAACGCCCGCAAAGGCGAGGATTTCGCCGTGGGAAAATCCGATGGTTTTAAGACGGTCGTATTTCCCCGTGAGGGCGTCGCAGACAACGCGCTGACCAATGTCGAGATCACCCAAACGACTTTGCGCACACTGACCGGACGGAGGGTGTAATGAATGGCCTGATGGACATTGAAACACCTCCCGTGCGCCGAAGGCGACTACCCGAATGGTTTCGCGTACCAGCCCCGGGTAGCGAGGGATACCGCGCATTGAAAAACTTGATGCGAGGGTTAAATCTCCACACAGTATGCGAAAGTGCGCGCTGTCCCAATATCGGCGAATGCTGGAACTCGGGCACGGCGACATTTATGATTTTGGGAGATGTGTGTACGCGGAGTTGTGGATTTTGTGCGGTAAAAACCGGGCGTCCAGAGGGCCTTGATACCGAAGAACCCGAACGGGTCGCCCAAGCCGTGCAGACAATGGAATTGCGGCATGCGGTGGTCACATCGGTCAACCGCGATGAGCTCCCAGATGGGGGAGCGCGCATTTTTGCCGAAACGATATATGCGATTCGGCGATTGTGCCAACACACAAAAGTCGAAGTCTTAATCCCGGATTTTCAGGGCAATTGGCGGGCATTGCGCGTGGTCATAGAAGCAGCACCCGATATCTTGAACCACAATGTCGA from Gemmatimonadota bacterium includes the following:
- a CDS encoding iron-sulfur cluster assembly scaffold protein, producing MSDGYSKILRDHFENPRNVGALDTPDAVGFAENPASGATLSLHLAIKDGAIDRARFRAQGCAATIASGSVLTEWMVGKTPVQACKIARADIETALGGLPPTRKHAADLAVDAVHNALGKLARQT
- the queG gene encoding tRNA epoxyqueuosine(34) reductase QueG translates to MTHRIKNAARRLGFDPVGIASVDPPQHWAFYQKWLGMGYAGEMGYLARNLDRRSDIRQILPDAKSVLCVGLNYQPRFDGSDNGGAPKGQIGRYARGDDYHTVMKDRLLQLLSEIQQIEPSAEGRVYVDTGPILERDFAARAGLGWFGKHTCLIDKGRGSYFFLGEIILNLDLEIDRPQPDHCGTCTQCLDACPTDAIPEPYVVDSRRCISYLTIELKGAIPRDLRSDMGNWVFGCDICQEVCPWNIKHAKPTSENAFQAREGLNAPALTDLLHMDQEAFSKRFKNSPIKRAKRRGLLRNVAVALGNVGSKSEVPALANALQDDEPLVRQHAAWALGKIGGERARRALDKALLYERDAEVIEEIRLAKKK
- the miaB gene encoding tRNA (N6-isopentenyl adenosine(37)-C2)-methylthiotransferase MiaB, yielding MSALLDIELDGRAVQTEPDIPVAPMSGQKVFIETYGCQMNVSDTELMQGILKQSGYTSAHRPEDADVIVLNTCAIREHAEERIRGRLGQLRKLKYRRPDLIMGVSGCMAKHVSESLMNDAPYVDLVVGPDSYRRLPELIAEARGDSALDVRLDRGEYYMDIDPLREEGSNAWITIMRGCDKFCTFCIVPYVRGRERSVPAREIVRQARAAADAGFREVTLLGQTVNSYRDGTCDFADLLSMIARIEGIDRIRFTSPHPSDFSAKFIEIMAREKKICRFIHLPVQSGSNRVLKAMERSYTVEDYLALVDDLRSAMPDLCLSTDIIAGFSGETQTDFEATLALMAQVRYDSAFMFKYSARKGTVAFREMPDTVSEEEKVQRLETIIAQQNRISEEINATYIGRTLEVLVQGNARKGEDFAVGKSDGFKTVVFPREGVADNALTNVEITQTTLRTLTGRRV
- the lipA gene encoding lipoyl synthase encodes the protein MNGLMDIETPPVRRRRLPEWFRVPAPGSEGYRALKNLMRGLNLHTVCESARCPNIGECWNSGTATFMILGDVCTRSCGFCAVKTGRPEGLDTEEPERVAQAVQTMELRHAVVTSVNRDELPDGGARIFAETIYAIRRLCQHTKVEVLIPDFQGNWRALRVVIEAAPDILNHNVETVPRLYKTMRPQAKYDRSLALLKQAKAMGRDMPTKSGIMVGAGETVLEVRQTIRDIADCKTDILTIGQYLQPSAQHVPVARFYHPDEFMDLKQFALTLGFRHVESGPLVRSSYHAADQVAR